One stretch of Agelaius phoeniceus isolate bAgePho1 chromosome W unlocalized genomic scaffold, bAgePho1.hap1 SUPER_W_unloc_2, whole genome shotgun sequence DNA includes these proteins:
- the LOC129133780 gene encoding olfactory receptor 14A16-like, with protein sequence MSNSSCIRHFLLLALADTQQLQLLHFCLLLGISLAALLGNGLIISAVACGHHLHTPMFFFLLNLALADLGSICTTVPKAMHNSLWDTSNISYTGCAAQLFFYLFYLSAEFSLLTVMCYDRYMSICKPLHYGTLLGSRACAHMAAASWASAFLNALMHTANTFSLPLCHGNALGQFFCEIPQILKLSCSKSHLKELGLIAVSACLAFGCFVFIVFSYVQIFRVVLRIPSKQGRHKAFSTCLPHLAVVSLYLSTGTFAHLKPPSISSPSLDLSVSVLYSVVPPALNPLIYSLRNQELKAAVWRLMTGCFQKH encoded by the coding sequence atgtccaacagcagctgcatcaggcacttcctgctgctggcattggcagacacacagcagctgcagctcctgcacttctgcctcttgctgggcatctccctggctgccctcctgggcaacggcctcatcatcagcgccgtagcctgcggccaccacctgcacacgcccatgttcttcttcctgctcaacctggccctcgctgacctgggctccatctgcaccactgtccccaaagccatgcacaattccctctgggacaccagcaacatctcctacaccggatgtgctgctcagctcttcttCTATCTGTTCTACCTctcagcagagttttccctcctgaccgtgatgtgctacgaccgctacatgtccatctgcaaacccctgcactacgggaccctcctgggcagcagagcttgtgcccacatggcagcagcttcctgggccagtgcctttctcaatgctctcatgcacacggccaatacattttccctgcccctgtgccatggcaatgcactgggtcagttcttctgtgaaatcccacagatcctcaagctctcctgctccaaatcccaccTCAAGGAACTTGGGCTCATTGCAGTTAGTGCCTGTTTagcatttggctgttttgtgttcattgttttctcctatgtgcagatcttcagggttgtgctgaggatcccctctaagcagggacggcacaaagccttttccacctgcctccctcacctggctgtggtttcCCTGTACCTCAGCACTGGCacatttgctcacctgaagcccccctccatctcgtccccatccctggatctatcagtgtcagttctgtactcggtggtgcctccagccctgaaccccctcatctacagcctgaggaaccaggagctcaaggctgcagtgtggagactgatgactggatgctttcagaaacattaa